One genomic window of Ziziphus jujuba cultivar Dongzao chromosome 4, ASM3175591v1 includes the following:
- the LOC107416333 gene encoding valine--tRNA ligase, chloroplastic/mitochondrial 2 isoform X3: MVEQSQTRLKDLVLLVIGLESTSPLMNRAVIEAFIRLHEKGLIYQGSYMVNWSPSLQTAVSDLEVEYHEESGTLYHIKYRVAGLSSGDFLTIATTRPETLFGDVAIAVHPEDDRYSKYVGGMAIVPLTYGRHVPIIADKHVDKDFGTGVLKISPGHDHNDYFLARKLGLPILNVMNKDGTLNDVAGLYSGLDRFEARKKLWADLEETGLAVKKEPHTLRVPRSQRGGEVIEPLVSKQWFVTMEPLAEKALQAVEKGDLKIIPDRFEKIYNHWLSNIKDWCISRQLWWGHRIPVWYIEGKDCEEEYIVARSADEALEKAQQKYGKGIKIYQDPDVLDTWFSSALWPFSTLGWPNVSAEDFKLFYPTTMLETGHDILFFWVARMVMMGIEFTGKLPFQYIYLHGLIRDSQGRKMSKTLGNVIDPLDTIKEFGTDALRFTLSLGTAGQDLNLSTERLTSNKAFTNKLWNAGKFVLQNLPSQSDASAWENILSYEFDKEESLHRLPLSECWVISKLHMLIDTVTASYDKFFFGDVGRETYDFFWGDFADWYIEASKARLYQSGGHSEASVAQTVLLYVFENILKLLHPFMPFVTEELWQALPNRQEALMVSPWPQTSLPRLSNSIKKFENLQALTRAIRNARAEYSVEPAKRISASIVANEEVIQYILEEKEVLSLLSRLDLQNVHFTNSPPGNAEQSVHLVAGDGLEAYLPLADMVDITAEIERLSKRLSKMLTEYHGLTARLSSPKFVEKAPEDIVRGVREKAAETEEKITLTENRLAMLKSSVLVSE; the protein is encoded by the exons ATGGTGGAACAATCACAAACCAGATTAAAAGACTTGGTGCTTCTTGTGATTGGACTAGAGAGCACTTCACCCTTGATGAACA GAGCTGTAATAGAGGCCTTCATCAGACTTCATGAAAAAGGCTTAATTTATCAAG GGTCTTACATGGTGAACTGGTCTCCTAGTCTACAGACTGCTGTTTCTGACTTG GAAGTAGAATATCATGAAGAATCAGGTACTCTCTATCATATAAAGTATCGTGTTGCTGGACTCTCaag TGGTGACTTTTTGACAATTGCCACAACACGCCCAGAGACTTTGTTTGGTGATGTAGCTATTGCGGTGCATCCTGAG GATGATAGGTATTCTAAATATGTTGGTGGAATGGCTATTGTACCTTTGACATATGGCCGTCATGTCCCTATAATTGCTGATAAG CACGTCGATAAAGACTTTGGGACTGGTGTCTTGAAGATAAGTCCTGGACATGATCATAATGATTACTTCCTAGCTAGAAAGCTTGGTCTGCCGATACTTAATGTGATGAACAAGGATGGGACACTTAATGATGTTGCTGGACTGTACAG TGGCCTTGATCGGTTTGAGGCTCGAAAGAAACTATGGGCAGATCTGGAGGAGACAGGTTTAGCTGTGAAAAAGGAGCCGCACACTTTACGGGTACCCAGATCTCAACGTGGGGGAGAA GTAATAGAGCCTCTAGTAAGCAAGCAATGGTTTGTGACTATGGAGCCCTTAGCTGAGAAGGCCCTTCAAGCTGTAGAAAAAGGAGATTTGAAAATCATTCCTGATAGATTTGAGAAG ATTTATAATCATTGGCTATCAAATATTAAGGACTGGTGCATAAGCCGACAACTATGGTGGGGACACCGAATACCAGTCTGGTACATCGAGGGGAAGGACTGTGAAGAAGAATACATAGTTGCAAGAAGTGCTGATGAAGCTCTTGAGAAAGCTCAACAGAAGTATGGAAAGGGCATAAAAATATATCAGGATCCTGATGTACTTGACACTTGGTTTTCAAG TGCACTATGGCCTTTCAGTACTCTCGGGTGGCCAAATGTATCAGCAGAAGATTTTAAGCTGTTTTATCCTACGACAATGCTTGAAACTGG GCATGACATATTGTTTTTCTGGGTGGCAAGAATGGTCATGATGGGAATTGAGTTCACAGGCAAACTTCcatttcaatatatttatctaCATGGTCTTATCCGAGATTCACAA GGCCGGAAAATGTCTAAAACATTGGGGAATGTAATAGATCCGTTGGATACAATCAAGGAATTTGGCACCGATGCTTTACGATTCACGCTTTCTTTAGGAACTGCTGGTCAG GATCTTAATTTATCTACTGAGAGATTGACCTCTaacaaggcattcaccaacaaACTATGGAATGCTGGGAAGTTTGTATTACAAAATTTGCCTAGTCAGAGCGATGCATCTGCTTGGGAGAATATACTTTCATATGAG TTTGACAAAGAGGAGTCTCTACATAGGTTACCTTTATCAGAATGTTGGGTG aTCTCAAAACTTCATATGCTTATTGACACAGTCACTGCAAGCTATGACAAGTTTTTCTTTGGAGATGTAGGAAGAGAGACATATGATTTCTTTTGGGGTGATTTTGCTGATTG gtATATTGAGGCTAGTAAAGCTCGGCTTTATCAATCTGGAGGACATTCAGAAGCCTCTGTAGCACAGACAGTTCTACTATATGTATTCGAGAACATACTTAAATTATTGCATCCCTTCATGCCATTCGTAACTGAGGAGCTGTGGCAG GCACTTCCCAATCGACAAGAAGCTCTTATGGTATCTCCTTGGCCACAGACTTCACTTCCAAGGTTAAGCAACTCGATAAAGAAGTTTGAAAATCTACAAGCATTG ACTAGAGCAATCCGGAATGCTCGAGCAGAATATTCAGTTGAACCAGCAAAGCGTATATCGGCATCTATAGTTGCTAATGAAGAAGTCATCCAATATATATTG GAAGAGAAAGAGGTTTTGTCACTTCTCTCTCGGCTAGATTTACAAAATGTCCATTTTACGAATTCACCTCCAG GGAATGCTGAACAATCAGTCCACCTTGTGGCTGGTGATGGACTAGAGGCCTATCTCCCTCTTGCGGATATGGTTGATATCACTGCAGAGATTGAACGTCTTTCAAAGCGACTTTCAAAAATGCTGACAGAATATCATGGACTAACTGCTCGCCTTAGTTCTCCTAAA TTTGTAGAGAAAGCTCCTGAAGATATTGTGCGTGGGGTCCGAGAAAAGGCAGcagaaacagaagaaaaaattaCTCTGACAGAAAATCGCTTAGCTATGCTTAAATCATCAGTCCTGGTTTCAGAATAG
- the LOC107416333 gene encoding valine--tRNA ligase, chloroplastic/mitochondrial 2 isoform X1, protein MILQTGFLGPSLISSCSSCSRLNPLLFSARRRRISLPRWRFTRLRTRQFDVAASENDVFTSPQIAKSFDFTSEERIYNWWESQGFFRPNFERGSDPFVISMPPPNVTGSLHMGHAMFVTLEDIMVRYHRMKGRPTLWLPGTDHAGIATQLVVERMLASEGIKRTELSREEFTERVWEWKEKYGGTITNQIKRLGASCDWTREHFTLDEQLSRAVIEAFIRLHEKGLIYQGSYMVNWSPSLQTAVSDLEVEYHEESGTLYHIKYRVAGLSSGDFLTIATTRPETLFGDVAIAVHPEDDRYSKYVGGMAIVPLTYGRHVPIIADKHVDKDFGTGVLKISPGHDHNDYFLARKLGLPILNVMNKDGTLNDVAGLYSGLDRFEARKKLWADLEETGLAVKKEPHTLRVPRSQRGGEVIEPLVSKQWFVTMEPLAEKALQAVEKGDLKIIPDRFEKIYNHWLSNIKDWCISRQLWWGHRIPVWYIEGKDCEEEYIVARSADEALEKAQQKYGKGIKIYQDPDVLDTWFSSALWPFSTLGWPNVSAEDFKLFYPTTMLETGHDILFFWVARMVMMGIEFTGKLPFQYIYLHGLIRDSQGRKMSKTLGNVIDPLDTIKEFGTDALRFTLSLGTAGQDLNLSTERLTSNKAFTNKLWNAGKFVLQNLPSQSDASAWENILSYEFDKEESLHRLPLSECWVISKLHMLIDTVTASYDKFFFGDVGRETYDFFWGDFADWYIEASKARLYQSGGHSEASVAQTVLLYVFENILKLLHPFMPFVTEELWQALPNRQEALMVSPWPQTSLPRLSNSIKKFENLQALTRAIRNARAEYSVEPAKRISASIVANEEVIQYILEEKEVLSLLSRLDLQNVHFTNSPPGNAEQSVHLVAGDGLEAYLPLADMVDITAEIERLSKRLSKMLTEYHGLTARLSSPKFVEKAPEDIVRGVREKAAETEEKITLTENRLAMLKSSVLVSE, encoded by the exons ATGATTCTACAGACGGGTTTTTTGGGTCCGTCGCTCATATCTTCATGCTCTTCCTGTAGTAGGCTCAATCCTCTTCTCTTCTCCGCACGACGTCGTCGCATTAGCCTCCCTCGCTGGCGTTTCACGCGTCTGAGGACTCGACAATTCGatg TTGCTGCATCAGAGAATGATGTGTTTACTTCACCGCAGATAGCGAAGTCCTTTGATTTTACTTCAGAGGAGCGAATATacaattg GTGGGAGTCCCAAGGGTTTTTTCGGCCTAACTTTGAGCGGGGAAGTGATCCGTTTGTTATTTCAATGCCACCTCCTAATGTTACTGGCTCTCTGCACATGGGGCATGCAATGTTCGTGACTCTTGAG GATATTATGGTTAGATATCATCGTATGAAGGGAAGACCAACACTTTGGCTTCCTGGGACTGACCATGCTGGTATTGCAACTCAG CTGGTCGTTGAAAGAATGCTTGCATCAGAAGGGATAAAAAGGACTGAGCTGAGTAGGGAAGAGTTCACAGAGAGAGTTTGGGAGTGGAAAGAAAA GTATGGTGGAACAATCACAAACCAGATTAAAAGACTTGGTGCTTCTTGTGATTGGACTAGAGAGCACTTCACCCTTGATGAACAGCTAAGTC GAGCTGTAATAGAGGCCTTCATCAGACTTCATGAAAAAGGCTTAATTTATCAAG GGTCTTACATGGTGAACTGGTCTCCTAGTCTACAGACTGCTGTTTCTGACTTG GAAGTAGAATATCATGAAGAATCAGGTACTCTCTATCATATAAAGTATCGTGTTGCTGGACTCTCaag TGGTGACTTTTTGACAATTGCCACAACACGCCCAGAGACTTTGTTTGGTGATGTAGCTATTGCGGTGCATCCTGAG GATGATAGGTATTCTAAATATGTTGGTGGAATGGCTATTGTACCTTTGACATATGGCCGTCATGTCCCTATAATTGCTGATAAG CACGTCGATAAAGACTTTGGGACTGGTGTCTTGAAGATAAGTCCTGGACATGATCATAATGATTACTTCCTAGCTAGAAAGCTTGGTCTGCCGATACTTAATGTGATGAACAAGGATGGGACACTTAATGATGTTGCTGGACTGTACAG TGGCCTTGATCGGTTTGAGGCTCGAAAGAAACTATGGGCAGATCTGGAGGAGACAGGTTTAGCTGTGAAAAAGGAGCCGCACACTTTACGGGTACCCAGATCTCAACGTGGGGGAGAA GTAATAGAGCCTCTAGTAAGCAAGCAATGGTTTGTGACTATGGAGCCCTTAGCTGAGAAGGCCCTTCAAGCTGTAGAAAAAGGAGATTTGAAAATCATTCCTGATAGATTTGAGAAG ATTTATAATCATTGGCTATCAAATATTAAGGACTGGTGCATAAGCCGACAACTATGGTGGGGACACCGAATACCAGTCTGGTACATCGAGGGGAAGGACTGTGAAGAAGAATACATAGTTGCAAGAAGTGCTGATGAAGCTCTTGAGAAAGCTCAACAGAAGTATGGAAAGGGCATAAAAATATATCAGGATCCTGATGTACTTGACACTTGGTTTTCAAG TGCACTATGGCCTTTCAGTACTCTCGGGTGGCCAAATGTATCAGCAGAAGATTTTAAGCTGTTTTATCCTACGACAATGCTTGAAACTGG GCATGACATATTGTTTTTCTGGGTGGCAAGAATGGTCATGATGGGAATTGAGTTCACAGGCAAACTTCcatttcaatatatttatctaCATGGTCTTATCCGAGATTCACAA GGCCGGAAAATGTCTAAAACATTGGGGAATGTAATAGATCCGTTGGATACAATCAAGGAATTTGGCACCGATGCTTTACGATTCACGCTTTCTTTAGGAACTGCTGGTCAG GATCTTAATTTATCTACTGAGAGATTGACCTCTaacaaggcattcaccaacaaACTATGGAATGCTGGGAAGTTTGTATTACAAAATTTGCCTAGTCAGAGCGATGCATCTGCTTGGGAGAATATACTTTCATATGAG TTTGACAAAGAGGAGTCTCTACATAGGTTACCTTTATCAGAATGTTGGGTG aTCTCAAAACTTCATATGCTTATTGACACAGTCACTGCAAGCTATGACAAGTTTTTCTTTGGAGATGTAGGAAGAGAGACATATGATTTCTTTTGGGGTGATTTTGCTGATTG gtATATTGAGGCTAGTAAAGCTCGGCTTTATCAATCTGGAGGACATTCAGAAGCCTCTGTAGCACAGACAGTTCTACTATATGTATTCGAGAACATACTTAAATTATTGCATCCCTTCATGCCATTCGTAACTGAGGAGCTGTGGCAG GCACTTCCCAATCGACAAGAAGCTCTTATGGTATCTCCTTGGCCACAGACTTCACTTCCAAGGTTAAGCAACTCGATAAAGAAGTTTGAAAATCTACAAGCATTG ACTAGAGCAATCCGGAATGCTCGAGCAGAATATTCAGTTGAACCAGCAAAGCGTATATCGGCATCTATAGTTGCTAATGAAGAAGTCATCCAATATATATTG GAAGAGAAAGAGGTTTTGTCACTTCTCTCTCGGCTAGATTTACAAAATGTCCATTTTACGAATTCACCTCCAG GGAATGCTGAACAATCAGTCCACCTTGTGGCTGGTGATGGACTAGAGGCCTATCTCCCTCTTGCGGATATGGTTGATATCACTGCAGAGATTGAACGTCTTTCAAAGCGACTTTCAAAAATGCTGACAGAATATCATGGACTAACTGCTCGCCTTAGTTCTCCTAAA TTTGTAGAGAAAGCTCCTGAAGATATTGTGCGTGGGGTCCGAGAAAAGGCAGcagaaacagaagaaaaaattaCTCTGACAGAAAATCGCTTAGCTATGCTTAAATCATCAGTCCTGGTTTCAGAATAG
- the LOC107416333 gene encoding valine--tRNA ligase, chloroplastic/mitochondrial 2 isoform X2: MVRYHRMKGRPTLWLPGTDHAGIATQLVVERMLASEGIKRTELSREEFTERVWEWKEKYGGTITNQIKRLGASCDWTREHFTLDEQLSRAVIEAFIRLHEKGLIYQGSYMVNWSPSLQTAVSDLEVEYHEESGTLYHIKYRVAGLSSGDFLTIATTRPETLFGDVAIAVHPEDDRYSKYVGGMAIVPLTYGRHVPIIADKHVDKDFGTGVLKISPGHDHNDYFLARKLGLPILNVMNKDGTLNDVAGLYSGLDRFEARKKLWADLEETGLAVKKEPHTLRVPRSQRGGEVIEPLVSKQWFVTMEPLAEKALQAVEKGDLKIIPDRFEKIYNHWLSNIKDWCISRQLWWGHRIPVWYIEGKDCEEEYIVARSADEALEKAQQKYGKGIKIYQDPDVLDTWFSSALWPFSTLGWPNVSAEDFKLFYPTTMLETGHDILFFWVARMVMMGIEFTGKLPFQYIYLHGLIRDSQGRKMSKTLGNVIDPLDTIKEFGTDALRFTLSLGTAGQDLNLSTERLTSNKAFTNKLWNAGKFVLQNLPSQSDASAWENILSYEFDKEESLHRLPLSECWVISKLHMLIDTVTASYDKFFFGDVGRETYDFFWGDFADWYIEASKARLYQSGGHSEASVAQTVLLYVFENILKLLHPFMPFVTEELWQALPNRQEALMVSPWPQTSLPRLSNSIKKFENLQALTRAIRNARAEYSVEPAKRISASIVANEEVIQYILEEKEVLSLLSRLDLQNVHFTNSPPGNAEQSVHLVAGDGLEAYLPLADMVDITAEIERLSKRLSKMLTEYHGLTARLSSPKFVEKAPEDIVRGVREKAAETEEKITLTENRLAMLKSSVLVSE; encoded by the exons ATGGTTAGATATCATCGTATGAAGGGAAGACCAACACTTTGGCTTCCTGGGACTGACCATGCTGGTATTGCAACTCAG CTGGTCGTTGAAAGAATGCTTGCATCAGAAGGGATAAAAAGGACTGAGCTGAGTAGGGAAGAGTTCACAGAGAGAGTTTGGGAGTGGAAAGAAAA GTATGGTGGAACAATCACAAACCAGATTAAAAGACTTGGTGCTTCTTGTGATTGGACTAGAGAGCACTTCACCCTTGATGAACAGCTAAGTC GAGCTGTAATAGAGGCCTTCATCAGACTTCATGAAAAAGGCTTAATTTATCAAG GGTCTTACATGGTGAACTGGTCTCCTAGTCTACAGACTGCTGTTTCTGACTTG GAAGTAGAATATCATGAAGAATCAGGTACTCTCTATCATATAAAGTATCGTGTTGCTGGACTCTCaag TGGTGACTTTTTGACAATTGCCACAACACGCCCAGAGACTTTGTTTGGTGATGTAGCTATTGCGGTGCATCCTGAG GATGATAGGTATTCTAAATATGTTGGTGGAATGGCTATTGTACCTTTGACATATGGCCGTCATGTCCCTATAATTGCTGATAAG CACGTCGATAAAGACTTTGGGACTGGTGTCTTGAAGATAAGTCCTGGACATGATCATAATGATTACTTCCTAGCTAGAAAGCTTGGTCTGCCGATACTTAATGTGATGAACAAGGATGGGACACTTAATGATGTTGCTGGACTGTACAG TGGCCTTGATCGGTTTGAGGCTCGAAAGAAACTATGGGCAGATCTGGAGGAGACAGGTTTAGCTGTGAAAAAGGAGCCGCACACTTTACGGGTACCCAGATCTCAACGTGGGGGAGAA GTAATAGAGCCTCTAGTAAGCAAGCAATGGTTTGTGACTATGGAGCCCTTAGCTGAGAAGGCCCTTCAAGCTGTAGAAAAAGGAGATTTGAAAATCATTCCTGATAGATTTGAGAAG ATTTATAATCATTGGCTATCAAATATTAAGGACTGGTGCATAAGCCGACAACTATGGTGGGGACACCGAATACCAGTCTGGTACATCGAGGGGAAGGACTGTGAAGAAGAATACATAGTTGCAAGAAGTGCTGATGAAGCTCTTGAGAAAGCTCAACAGAAGTATGGAAAGGGCATAAAAATATATCAGGATCCTGATGTACTTGACACTTGGTTTTCAAG TGCACTATGGCCTTTCAGTACTCTCGGGTGGCCAAATGTATCAGCAGAAGATTTTAAGCTGTTTTATCCTACGACAATGCTTGAAACTGG GCATGACATATTGTTTTTCTGGGTGGCAAGAATGGTCATGATGGGAATTGAGTTCACAGGCAAACTTCcatttcaatatatttatctaCATGGTCTTATCCGAGATTCACAA GGCCGGAAAATGTCTAAAACATTGGGGAATGTAATAGATCCGTTGGATACAATCAAGGAATTTGGCACCGATGCTTTACGATTCACGCTTTCTTTAGGAACTGCTGGTCAG GATCTTAATTTATCTACTGAGAGATTGACCTCTaacaaggcattcaccaacaaACTATGGAATGCTGGGAAGTTTGTATTACAAAATTTGCCTAGTCAGAGCGATGCATCTGCTTGGGAGAATATACTTTCATATGAG TTTGACAAAGAGGAGTCTCTACATAGGTTACCTTTATCAGAATGTTGGGTG aTCTCAAAACTTCATATGCTTATTGACACAGTCACTGCAAGCTATGACAAGTTTTTCTTTGGAGATGTAGGAAGAGAGACATATGATTTCTTTTGGGGTGATTTTGCTGATTG gtATATTGAGGCTAGTAAAGCTCGGCTTTATCAATCTGGAGGACATTCAGAAGCCTCTGTAGCACAGACAGTTCTACTATATGTATTCGAGAACATACTTAAATTATTGCATCCCTTCATGCCATTCGTAACTGAGGAGCTGTGGCAG GCACTTCCCAATCGACAAGAAGCTCTTATGGTATCTCCTTGGCCACAGACTTCACTTCCAAGGTTAAGCAACTCGATAAAGAAGTTTGAAAATCTACAAGCATTG ACTAGAGCAATCCGGAATGCTCGAGCAGAATATTCAGTTGAACCAGCAAAGCGTATATCGGCATCTATAGTTGCTAATGAAGAAGTCATCCAATATATATTG GAAGAGAAAGAGGTTTTGTCACTTCTCTCTCGGCTAGATTTACAAAATGTCCATTTTACGAATTCACCTCCAG GGAATGCTGAACAATCAGTCCACCTTGTGGCTGGTGATGGACTAGAGGCCTATCTCCCTCTTGCGGATATGGTTGATATCACTGCAGAGATTGAACGTCTTTCAAAGCGACTTTCAAAAATGCTGACAGAATATCATGGACTAACTGCTCGCCTTAGTTCTCCTAAA TTTGTAGAGAAAGCTCCTGAAGATATTGTGCGTGGGGTCCGAGAAAAGGCAGcagaaacagaagaaaaaattaCTCTGACAGAAAATCGCTTAGCTATGCTTAAATCATCAGTCCTGGTTTCAGAATAG